A genomic segment from Glycine max cultivar Williams 82 chromosome 1, Glycine_max_v4.0, whole genome shotgun sequence encodes:
- the LOC100305949 gene encoding vesicle-associated protein 2-1-like isoform X2 has protein sequence MLLVSPHTIFFLIHFPIHSPFPIPHSPFPNSLLVMTASQLISVSPDELRFHFELEKQTFCDLKVLNNSQNYVAFKVKTTSPKKYFVRPNTGVVQPWDSCIIRVTLQAQREYPPDMQCKDKFLLQSTTVNPNTDLDDLPPDTFNKESGNSVEELKLRVAYISPTSPEDDASKNSQSLNSSSSQALQNLKEERDAAARQTRQLQQELDMLKRRRNRRK, from the exons ATGCTCCTCGTTTCACCACatactattttctttctaattCATTTCCCCATCCATTCCCCATTCCCCATTCCCCATTCCCCATTCCCCAACTCTCTTCTCGTCATGACCGCCTCTCAACTCATCTCCGTTAGTCCCGACGAACTCCGCTTCCATT TTGAGTTGGAGAAGCAAACATTTTGCGATCTTAAGGTCCTCAATAATTCCCAGAACTATGTTGCTTTCAAG GTCAAAACCACTTCACCAAAGAAATACTTTGTGCGACCTAACACCGGCGTTGTACAGCCCTGGGACTCCTGTATCATCAGAG TCACCCTCCAAGCCCAACGGGAATACCCTCCAGACATGCAATGTAAAGACAAGTTTCTCTTACAGAGTACAACAGTGAATCCAAATACTGATCTTGATGATCTCCCACCAGATACT TTTAATAAGGAGAGTGGTAATTCAGTAGAGGAGTTGAAATTGAGAGTTGCATATATCTCTCCTACCTCACCTGAAGATGATGCATCAAAGAACTCACAAAGCCTCAATTCCTCTTCT AGTCAGGCTTTACAGAATCtgaaggaagaaagagatgcCGCTGCCAGACAAACGAGACAGCTGCAACAGGAACTG GACATGCTGAAAAGACGAAGAAACCGAAGAA AATGA
- the LOC100805515 gene encoding uncharacterized protein, which produces MESGRISSEKNAIRIENPFSLKVGQVFTGFGIGCGVGIGVGRPLNLGAIPMLNQVMSATRGATDAFSGVSRHVNTSLRKLGAKNIEVGIGCGVGFGHGFGVGLAVKPVVLNQIQSSLVDVMTKVMTKIGLSPNLPFSQGAFPPSLQSAASTVNTNQSSAGSMMQLATKSVDQVSQGLPGSRPVQIGSDFENNPLRVTAVDSAFGSRTEKVISNFLQNPLLKGEGGGLDEAVGRLQSERTMLQMVLKHQQIIEELVEENERLRRILMEDLKIPSSKLEASSSGRNRNRSPCTDCFECRRKQRKK; this is translated from the exons ATGGAAAGTGGGAGAATTAGTAGTGAGAAAAATGCGATTCGAATTGAGAATCCATTTAGTTTGAAAGTGGGTCAGGTGTTTACAGGTTTTGGTATCGGCTGCGGAGTCGGCATCGGCGTTGGCCGCCCTTTAAATTTGg GTGCAATACCTATGTTGAATCAAGTAATGAGTGCCACCAGAGGTGCCACCGATGCATTTTCTGGTGTTAGCAGGCATGTCAATACTTCT ttGAGGAAGTTGGGAGCCAAGAATATTGAAGTTGGTATTGGATGTGGGGTTGGTTTTGGTCATGGTTTTGGAGTTG GTCTTGCTGTGAAACCAGTGgttttgaatcaaattcaatctaGTCTTGTa GATGtaatgacaaaggtgatgacaaagaTTGGACTTAGTCCAAATTTACCCTTTAGTCAGGGTGCATTTCCACCATCCTTGCAAAGTGCTGCAAGCACAGTCAATACAAACCAAAGTTCTGCTGGAAGCATGATGCAGTTGGCAACTAAATCAGTTGATCAAGTATCTCAAGGCCTGCCAGGGTCTCGACCTGTGCAAATTGGTtcagattttgaaaataatccaTTGAGAGTCACTGCGGTTGACTCTGCATTTGGCAGCCGGACTGAGAAGGTCATTAGCAACTTTCTGCAAAATCCACTATTGAAGGGAGAAGGAGGAGGACTTGATGAAGCA GTTGGACGTTTGCAGTCAGAAAGGACAATGCTTCAGATG GTTTTGAAACACCAGCAAATCATTGAAGAACTTGTGGAGGAAAATGAGAGGCTTCGCCGGATACTAATGGAGGACCTGAAAATACCATCTAGCAAACTTGAAGCAAGTTCTTCAGGTAGAAATAGAAATAGGTCTCCATGTACTGATTGTTTTGAGTGccgaagaaaacaaagaaaaaagtag
- the LOC100500328 gene encoding 50S ribosomal protein L19, chloroplastic-like, whose amino-acid sequence MASQVLLQQALFAPKLSFPSSSRNVALISRVPSTPISWRCTPLIAKPSFVVRADTNLDGGGEATEDVPSDNAEKVSEGEAEQVSDSEAPKSPRKPRVKLGDIMGILNQRAIEASEKQRPTPDIRTGDIVEIKLEVPENKRRLSIYKGIVISKQNAGIHTTIRIRRIIAGTGVEIVFPVYSPNIKEIKVVSHRKVRRARLYYLRDKLPRFSTFK is encoded by the exons ATGGCTTCTCAAGTTCTTCTTCAG CAGGCACTGTTTGCCCCCAAGCTAagtttcccttcttcttctcgtAACGTGGCGTTAATTTCTAGGGTTCCTTCCACCCCAATTTCATGGCGTTGCACTCCCCTCATTGCTAAGCCTAGTTTCGTAGTGAGAGCTGACACCAACCTCGATGGCGGTGGTGAAGCCACCGAGGATGTTCCTTCGGATAATGCTGAAAAAGTTTCGGAAGGCGAAGCAGAACAAGTTTCGGATTCTGAAGCTCCGAAATCGCCTAGAAAACCCCGAGTCAAACTCGGAGACATTATGGGG ATATTGAATCAGAGGGCAATTGAGGCATCCGAGAAGCAAAGACCAACTCCAGACATTAGGACTGGGGATATTGTCGAAATCAAATtg GAGGTTCCTGAGAACAAGCGTAGGTTGTCCATTTATAAAGGGATTGTCATCTCAAAACAAAATGCTGGTATTCACACGACTATTCGAATCCGAAGAATCATTGCCGGCACTGGGGTTGAGATAGTCTTCCCAGT TTACTCACCAAACATCAAAGAAATCAAAGTGGTAAGTCACCGTAAGGTCAGGAGGGCAAGATTGTACTATCTGAGAGACAAGCTTCCGAGATTCTCCACTTTCAAGTGA
- the LOC100804444 gene encoding Bax inhibitor 1-like — protein MDSFNSFFDSTNRWNYDTLKNFRQISPVVQNHLKQVYFTLCFAVVAAAVGAYLHVLLNIGGFLTTVACVGSSVWLLSTPPFEERKRVTLLMAASLFQGASIGPLIDLAIQIDPSLIFSAFVGTSLAFACFSGAALVARRREYLYLGGLVSSGLSILLWLHFASSIFGGSTALFKFELYFGLLVFVGYIVVDTQEIVERAHLGDLDYVKHALTLFTDLVAVFVRILVIMLKNSAERNEKKKKRRD, from the exons ATGGACTCCTTCAATTCCTTCTTCGATTCAACAAACCGATGGAATTACGATACTCTCAAAAACTTCCGTCAAATTTCTCCGGTCGTTCAGAATCACCTCAAGCAG GTTTATTTTACTCTGTGTTTCGCCGTGGTTGCTGCGGCTGTTGGGGCTTACCTTCATGTCCTCTTGAACATTGGGGGTTTTCTTACTACAGTGGCATGCGTGGGAAGCAGTGTTTGGTTACTCTCGACACCTCCTTTTGAAGAG AGGAAAAGAGTGACTTTGTTGATGGCCGCATCACTGTTTCAGGGTGCCTCTATTGGACCCTTGATAGATTTGGCTATTCAAATCGATCCAAG CCTTATCTTTAGTGCATTTGTGGGAACATCCTTGGCCTTTGCATGCTTCTCAGGAGCAGCTTTGGTTGCTAGGCGTAGGGAGTACCTGTACCTTGGTGGCTTGGTTTCTTCTGGATTGTCCATCCTTCTCTGGTTGCACTTTGCTTCTTCCATCTTTGGAGGTTCAACAGCTCTCTTTAAGTTTGAG TTGTACTTTGGGCTTTTGGTGTTTGTAGGTTACATTGTAGTAGACACCCAAGAAATAGTTGAGAGGGCACACTTGGGCGATCTGGACTATGTAAAGCATGCCTTGACCTTGTTTACCGATTTGGTTGCAGTTTTTGTCCGGATTCTTGTTATTATG TTGAAGAATTCGGCTGAGaggaatgagaagaaaaagaagaggagAGATTGA
- the LOC100305949 gene encoding Vesicle-associated protein 2-1-like, producing MTASQLISVSPDELRFHFELEKQTFCDLKVLNNSQNYVAFKVKTTSPKKYFVRPNTGVVQPWDSCIIRVTLQAQREYPPDMQCKDKFLLQSTTVNPNTDLDDLPPDTFNKESGNSVEELKLRVAYISPTSPEDDASKNSQSLNSSSALQNLKEERDAAARQTRQLQQELDMLKRRRNRRSDPGFSFTFAIFVGLLGALLGFLMKLLFSSPSTE from the exons ATGACCGCCTCTCAACTCATCTCCGTTAGTCCCGACGAACTCCGCTTCCATT TTGAGTTGGAGAAGCAAACATTTTGCGATCTTAAGGTCCTCAATAATTCCCAGAACTATGTTGCTTTCAAG GTCAAAACCACTTCACCAAAGAAATACTTTGTGCGACCTAACACCGGCGTTGTACAGCCCTGGGACTCCTGTATCATCAGAG TCACCCTCCAAGCCCAACGGGAATACCCTCCAGACATGCAATGTAAAGACAAGTTTCTCTTACAGAGTACAACAGTGAATCCAAATACTGATCTTGATGATCTCCCACCAGATACT TTTAATAAGGAGAGTGGTAATTCAGTAGAGGAGTTGAAATTGAGAGTTGCATATATCTCTCCTACCTCACCTGAAGATGATGCATCAAAGAACTCACAAAGCCTCAATTCCTCTTCT GCTTTACAGAATCtgaaggaagaaagagatgcCGCTGCCAGACAAACGAGACAGCTGCAACAGGAACTG GACATGCTGAAAAGACGAAGAAACCGAAGAAGTGATCCTGGCTTTTCCTTCACCTTTGCCATTTTTGTGGGTCTCCTTGGAGCTTTACTTGGCTTTCTAATGAaacttttattctcttctccatCTACAGAATGA
- the LOC100804977 gene encoding uncharacterized protein, which yields MDWTRFFKPQTPQTPQKTSAIPTLDQVMSGTKGATDAFYGVSNSFRKLGTSSIPGMAVGYGIGFSHGFGLGLSMRSGVNQLQSSLAEPMTKMIGLIPGLPFGQRALPMPTSSKSRQISAESIMQRATKSFDQISQESMMQLASKSASQISQGLVGSQPTKIDSAFDNKVLKRAAVDSASHTQTEKVMKQQQIIDELVEENEKLRQILQANNLKIP from the exons ATGGACTGGACACGCTTTTTCAAGCCCCAAACTCCCCAAACTCCACAGAAAACGA GTGCAATACCCACGTTGGATCAAGTAATGAGCGGCACCAAGGGCGCAACGGATGCATTTTATGGTGTCAGCAATTCG TTTAGGAAGTTGGGAACTTCGAGTATTCCGGGCATGGCTGTTGGATATGGAATTGGCTTTAGTcatggctttggacttg GCCTATCAATGAGATCAGGGGTGAATCAACTTCAGTCTAGTCTAGCA GAACCAATGACAAAGATGATTGGGCTTATTCCCGGTTTACCCTTTGGTCAGCGTGCATTGCCAATGCCAACATCCTCAAAGAGTAGGCAAATTTCTGCTGAAAGCATAATGCAACGGGCAACTAAATCATTTGACCAAATTTCTCAAGAAAGCATGATGCAGTTGGCAAGTAAATCTGCCAGCCAAATATCTCAAGGTCTTGTAGGGTCTCAACCTACAAAGATTGATTCGGCCTTTGACAATAAAGTATTAAAAAGGGCTGCAGTTGACTCTGCATCTCACACCCAAACAGAGAAG GTTATGAAACAGCAACAAATCATTGATGAACTTGTGGAGGAAAATGAGAAGCTTCGGCAGATACTGCAAGCGAACAACCTGAAAATACCATAA
- the LOC100500328 gene encoding 50S ribosomal protein L19, chloroplastic-like isoform X1 — MASQVLLQALFAPKLSFPSSSRNVALISRVPSTPISWRCTPLIAKPSFVVRADTNLDGGGEATEDVPSDNAEKVSEGEAEQVSDSEAPKSPRKPRVKLGDIMGILNQRAIEASEKQRPTPDIRTGDIVEIKLEVPENKRRLSIYKGIVISKQNAGIHTTIRIRRIIAGTGVEIVFPVYSPNIKEIKVVSHRKVRRARLYYLRDKLPRFSTFK, encoded by the exons ATGGCTTCTCAAGTTCTTCTTCAG GCACTGTTTGCCCCCAAGCTAagtttcccttcttcttctcgtAACGTGGCGTTAATTTCTAGGGTTCCTTCCACCCCAATTTCATGGCGTTGCACTCCCCTCATTGCTAAGCCTAGTTTCGTAGTGAGAGCTGACACCAACCTCGATGGCGGTGGTGAAGCCACCGAGGATGTTCCTTCGGATAATGCTGAAAAAGTTTCGGAAGGCGAAGCAGAACAAGTTTCGGATTCTGAAGCTCCGAAATCGCCTAGAAAACCCCGAGTCAAACTCGGAGACATTATGGGG ATATTGAATCAGAGGGCAATTGAGGCATCCGAGAAGCAAAGACCAACTCCAGACATTAGGACTGGGGATATTGTCGAAATCAAATtg GAGGTTCCTGAGAACAAGCGTAGGTTGTCCATTTATAAAGGGATTGTCATCTCAAAACAAAATGCTGGTATTCACACGACTATTCGAATCCGAAGAATCATTGCCGGCACTGGGGTTGAGATAGTCTTCCCAGT TTACTCACCAAACATCAAAGAAATCAAAGTGGTAAGTCACCGTAAGGTCAGGAGGGCAAGATTGTACTATCTGAGAGACAAGCTTCCGAGATTCTCCACTTTCAAGTGA
- the LOC100305949 gene encoding vesicle-associated protein 2-1-like isoform X1 yields MLLVSPHTIFFLIHFPIHSPFPIPHSPFPNSLLVMTASQLISVSPDELRFHFELEKQTFCDLKVLNNSQNYVAFKVKTTSPKKYFVRPNTGVVQPWDSCIIRVTLQAQREYPPDMQCKDKFLLQSTTVNPNTDLDDLPPDTFNKESGNSVEELKLRVAYISPTSPEDDASKNSQSLNSSSSQALQNLKEERDAAARQTRQLQQELDMLKRRRNRRSDPGFSFTFAIFVGLLGALLGFLMKLLFSSPSTE; encoded by the exons ATGCTCCTCGTTTCACCACatactattttctttctaattCATTTCCCCATCCATTCCCCATTCCCCATTCCCCATTCCCCATTCCCCAACTCTCTTCTCGTCATGACCGCCTCTCAACTCATCTCCGTTAGTCCCGACGAACTCCGCTTCCATT TTGAGTTGGAGAAGCAAACATTTTGCGATCTTAAGGTCCTCAATAATTCCCAGAACTATGTTGCTTTCAAG GTCAAAACCACTTCACCAAAGAAATACTTTGTGCGACCTAACACCGGCGTTGTACAGCCCTGGGACTCCTGTATCATCAGAG TCACCCTCCAAGCCCAACGGGAATACCCTCCAGACATGCAATGTAAAGACAAGTTTCTCTTACAGAGTACAACAGTGAATCCAAATACTGATCTTGATGATCTCCCACCAGATACT TTTAATAAGGAGAGTGGTAATTCAGTAGAGGAGTTGAAATTGAGAGTTGCATATATCTCTCCTACCTCACCTGAAGATGATGCATCAAAGAACTCACAAAGCCTCAATTCCTCTTCT AGTCAGGCTTTACAGAATCtgaaggaagaaagagatgcCGCTGCCAGACAAACGAGACAGCTGCAACAGGAACTG GACATGCTGAAAAGACGAAGAAACCGAAGAAGTGATCCTGGCTTTTCCTTCACCTTTGCCATTTTTGTGGGTCTCCTTGGAGCTTTACTTGGCTTTCTAATGAaacttttattctcttctccatCTACAGAATGA